The sequence cttaCCTCTGTCTTCTCTCCCAGGTGGATTTTGAGGATGTGATAGCTGAGCCTGTGGGAACGTACAGCTTCGACGGTGTCTGGAAAACCAGCTACACCACCTTCACCGTCAGCAAGTACTGGTGCTACCGGCTGCTCTCTGCCATCCTGGGCATCCCGCTGGCAGTCATCTGGGGCTTCCTCTTTGCCCTCATCTCCTTCTGCCACATCTGGGCAGTGGTGCCCTGCATCAAGAGCTACCTGATAGAGATCCAGTGCGTCAGCCGAATCTACTCCCTCTGCATCCACACCTTCTGCGACCCGCTCTTTGAGGCACTCTCCAAGATCTGCGGCCACATCAGAGTTGCTCTCCGGAAGGAGGTCTAGGTCCCGACAGCCGCCCCAACCAGCCCTCGCACGACCACCCCTCTGCCCAGGTTTCCCTGGCTCCTGCAGCGTGCCCTGCCCTCGGGCGCACAGACCCCCATGCCCAGGGACCTgcgcagcgcggcggggccccACGGCTGTCGGGGATGCTCCCTGCGGACGGAGGCACGCCGGGCTGCCCCTTACTCCATCCCTAAGCCAGCAGCTTTGGGAGAAGAGGAGCCCATCGAGGCTTGGCGAGCAGCCCAGGGAGAGCCCTCTGCCCTCCAGGACCCCTGGCATCGCGCCCTGCTCCCGCGGGAGGGACCGCAGCATCTCCTGGACCATAGCCCTGGGCCACgacctgcagctgcagagcgaGAAGCGAGGGTACAGAGATGCTGCTGGACAACAGACCAAACCCTGCCTGCTTCTCCACCCCTTCGGTCTAGCATGACACGAAGAGAAATATTTGCGTATGAGTTATTATTCGCTGCAAATAATTGTTGTTGTGGAAGCTTCTGTATTAAATCACCCCGCACAAAAGTTTTATGGGTAGAATAGTGGAAACAAACTTCTTTTTCAtgtgtgtttgcatttcagcaAAGCTTTGAAATCCAGGTCAATTAGTGCATGAAATGTTGTCTCCGCCTTCTGGGAGTACGTGCTGAGCCTGGGCCACCGGCAATTGTGAAACGGTTTGTGGCAGTTTGACACTCGCTGCTTAATTACGGGGCATCGTTAGGCTTTGTGGTCAGGACGCGCTGGGCCGTACAGCACAGGTGGGCAGCTGTCCTGCGCATCGCCGTGAGCGCGCGGGGGCTGCAGAGAGGGCAGCCGGGCAGCGCCACGGGCAGCAGCGAGAACAAATGGCTTTCGATACCCTCGCTTGAGAAGTGACCAGCTTGGCTTTAAGTAAAGCTTTGGCTTGTTTCTCAGGGAGAATATTTGCTACGTGCTTGCTTCTTTGATGCCGGGTGAGCTCTAGCCTACAGCAACGCCTTTATCTTACACGGCCAGGGCTGTccctctgctccgtgcctgcgGGAGCGGAGGAGCCGCCTCCGGGATGCTGCCGGCTCCCGGACACCCCGGCTCCAGTGAAAACACAGGGACGAGAGGAAAAAAGTCCAATTCAgagctttttcctcccctgtgtTGTCAATTCATTTAGTCCATCGTCCATGAAGCCGTACTTTAACTTCGAGGCACTTAAACGCCGCTTTGGCTCTGgccttaagtgctttgctgaatcagggcCCAGGAGGTCTCGCTGTTCAGAGGTTATTCTCAGTTGTATTcatgtgcttttttcccttggctTCCAGCAAAGACTTGGAGCCAAAGTATCTTCTAGTGCCATGCCAAGGACACAAAAGAGCCAGATTTTCTATTGGTGCTCTTCCAATGGCTTGGGATTGTGGACTTCCATTATTCCATACAATATAGCACCCATGCTCTAGCAACACTGGGCATAGAGATGGATGGAGtgatacaagaaaaaaagatatttagaTATTtgtagagggggaaaaagtctCCAAAAACATTATATCGtgagcattttttaaagctttttgtgggaataaaaataatttaaaacaatactgggattatattctttttaatttttttttgttgttgttgttctagTAGTTCACAGCCTGCACCCCAAAAAACTCCAAAATTCTGATCTCCCCACCACAGTGATCTATGGGCTGCCCGCACATGAAGCACATGCT is a genomic window of Pelecanus crispus isolate bPelCri1 chromosome 7, bPelCri1.pri, whole genome shotgun sequence containing:
- the CAV3 gene encoding caveolin-3, with translation MAEEQTELEERIIIKDQHIKEIDLVNRDPKRINEDVVKVDFEDVIAEPVGTYSFDGVWKTSYTTFTVSKYWCYRLLSAILGIPLAVIWGFLFALISFCHIWAVVPCIKSYLIEIQCVSRIYSLCIHTFCDPLFEALSKICGHIRVALRKEV